Within Ralstonia pickettii DTP0602, the genomic segment CACCCCCAGCTCGGCCGCCAGGGCTCGCGTGGACGGCGCCCGTGCTCCCGGGTAGAGCGTGCCGTCTGCGATCTGAGCGCGCAGCAGGCCGTAGATGCGGCGTCCCGCCCCCGTGGCTCCAGGACGGTTACCGGTCGGCTGGCGAGACTGGCCCATAAAAAATCCTGAAAACTGGACCTTCCGATTGTGCCAGTTGTTGGCGAAAGTATCGATGTTTCCATCGCCCCCTGGTTCGCCCACCATGTACATCCCTGCCCACTTTGCTGAAAACCGACCAGAGGAACTCGCCCGCATCATCCGCGAGCACCCGCTGGGGATGCTGGTCACACAAGGAAGCGACGGGCTGGATGCCGACCACATCCCGTTCGAGTTCGATGCCGGCGAGGGAACGCACGGCGTACTCACAGCCCACGTGGCCCGTGCCAACACGCTCTGGCAGCGCTGCCCCACGGGCACGCCGGTCATGGTCGTGTTTCGCGGCGCAGAGGCCTACATCTCGCCCAACTGGTACCCGAGCAAGCATGAGGCGCACCGCCAGGTGCCGACCTGGAGCTACGAGGTGGTACACGCGCATGGCACGCTCGCCGTGCATGACGACGAGCGCTTCGTTCGCCGTCTCGTCGCGCGCCTGACACGGCGACATGAGGCGGCTGAACCAAAGCCCTGGAAGATGGGGGACTCCGCGCCCGAGTTCATCGACAGCATGCTGCGCAACATCGTTGGCATCGAGATCGCCATCAATTCGCTGGTGGGCAAGATCAAGCTCAGCCAGAACAGGGAGCCGCGTGATCGCCTCAGTGCCGCCAACACCCTGGAGGTGCGGGGGTACGGCGAACTGGCGCAGTCCATGCGCAAGGCTGGATGAGTAAGCGGCCATTGAAATCCGTGCATGACTGGCCCGGTCCGGGCAAAGCAACACTTCACCATTGAAGACCCCCCACACCATGTCATTCATCCCCTTCCTGATCGCTGCCGTCGTTCTTGCCATCACCCCTGGTCCGGGCATCGCCTATGTCGTTGCCCGAACGGTGGCTGGCGGCCGATCAGAGGGCTTGGCTTCATGCTTCGGCACCGGCCTTGGAGGGTTGCTCCATGTGTTCGCGGGGACCTTGGGCCTGTCGCTGGTCATTGCCCAGTCCGCCATGGCGTTCAACCTGCTCAAGTACCTTGGTGCGGCCTATCTGGTGTACCTGGGTATTCGCATGTTGATGCGCAAGGAACAGCCGATCACGGTCGATGCCGTGCCGTCTCAAGGTGGGCGCCGCGCCCTGGTCGAGGGCGTCGTGATCGAGGTCCTGAATGTCAAGACCGCACTATTCTTTCTGGCGTTCCTGCCGCAGTTTGTCTCGCCGGGCGAACCCCTGATGCCGCAGCTAGCGCTGCTGGGCAGCACTTGCGTTGCGCTCAACACGCTGGTGGACGTTGTTGCAGTGTTTGCCGCTCATCGTTTGCTCAAGTCTGGCGCCGCCCGCACGGCACGCGCCCGATTGATGACCCGTGTGTCGGGTGTCACGATGCTGGGCCTGGGCGCCTTCCTGGCGCTGGCTCGGCGCGACGCATAAATATGGGCAGTTCGGCTAAAAGTAGCTCTCGATTACCTCAAGACGCGGGCAAAAAGCGTCGCCGCCTAGCGCGCTGGTGCTGACCGAAGGAAGCCGGACGAAATCTCCCCCGCCAACAGCGGCGGCTACTTCGTCGAGCCGACCGTGTTCGACGGTGTGACCAACGGCATGCGCGCAATCAGGCTGGGGGCGCGAATTCGGGCAAGAGTCGATCGACGCCTACACCCAGGTCAAGGCAGTGATGCTGAGGATGTAGGCGCCCCGCCGCGCCAGCCCTTCTTTCACAAGGACATTTCCGGGTCAGTTCACGAGCAACGCGGCCTACGGCGTCGAGATGCCGGTGCGCCCTTGGGCCCCGCCATCGGCAGGTGACCCTTGGGCAAACGAACGCGAAGCTCGCCGCAGCGTCAATCGTCCAGCAGCGACACGTCACGCACCGCGCCCTTGTCGGCCGACATGACCAGCTTGGCGTAGGCCTTGAGGGCGGCGGACACCTTGCGTGGACGCGGCTTGGCGGGCTTCCACCCCTTGACGTTCTGCTCCTCGCGGCGGCGCGCCAGTTCCTCGTCGGACAGCAGCACGTCGATCGTGCGGTTGGGAATGTCGATGCGGATCTTGTCGCCATCGCGCACGAGGCCGATGGCGCCGCCGGCCGCCGCCTCGGGCGAGCAGTGGCCGATGGACAGGCCCGAGGTGCCGCCCGAGAAGCGGCCATCCGTCAGCAGCGCGCAGGCCTTGCCCAGGCCCTTGGACTTGATGTAGCTCGTGGGGTAGAGCATCTCCTGCATGCCGGGGCCGCCCTTGGGGCCTTCGTAGCGCACGATCACCACGTCGCCGGCCTTGACCTTGTCGTTGAGGATGTTCTCCACCGCCTCGTCCTGCGATTCGGTGACGTGGGCCGTGCCCTCGAACACGAGGATACTCTCGTCCACCCCGGCGGTCTTCACCACGCAGCCGTCGAGCGCGATGTTGCCCGTAAGCACCGCCAGACCGCCTTCCTTGGAGAAGGCGTGCTCGTAGGAGCGGATGCAACCCTCGGCGCGGTCCAGGTCCAGGCTGGGCCAGCGGGTGTTCTGGCTGAATGCCACCTGCGTGGGAATACCCGCCGGGCCGGCCAGGTAGAAGTTCTTGACGGCTTCGTCCTGCGTGCGGGTGATGTCCCACTGCTCCAGGGCATCCTTGAGCGTGGCGGCGTGCACCGTAGGCACGTCGGTGTGCAGCTTGCCCGCGCGCTCCAGCTCGCCCAGGATCGCCATGATGCCGCCCGCGCGGTGCACGTCCTCGATGTGGTACTTGTTGGTGTTGGGCGCCACCTTGCACAGCTGCGGCACGACGCGCGAGAGGCGGTCGATGTCGGTCATGGTGAAGTCGATGCCCGCCTCGCGCGCGATCGCCAGCAGGTGCAGGATGGTGTTGGTCGAGCCGCCCATGGCGATGTCCAGCGTCATGGCGTTCTCGAACGCCTTGAAGCCCACCGCGCGCGGCAGGATGGACCCGTTCTCCTGCTCGTAGTACTGGCGTGCCAGCTCCACGATGCGGCTGCCGGCGCGCTTGAAGAGCTGCTCGCGGTCTGCGTGCGTGGCCACCACCGTGCCGTTGCCCGGCAGCGACAGGCCCAGCGCCTCGGTGAGGCAGTTCATGGAGTTAGCCGTGAACATGCCCGAGCACGAGCCGCAGGTGGGGCAGGCGGAGCGCTCCACCTCGGCGACGTCGGCGTCGGAATAGGCACTGTCGGCGGCGATCACCATGGCGTCCACCAGGTCGAGCTTTTTGAACTCCATGGCCTTGGTGATGGGGTTGGCCAGGCGCGTCTTCCCGGCTTCCATGGGGCCGCCGGAGACGAAGATCACCGGGATGTTGAGCCGCATGGCAGCCATGAGCATGCCCGGCGTGATTTTGTCGCAGTTGGAGATGCACACCATGGCGTCGGCGCAGTGCGCGTTGACCATGTACTCCACCGAGTCCGCGATGATGTCGCGGCTGGGCAGTGAATACAGCATGCCATCGTGGCCCATGGCGATGCCGTCATCGACCGCGATGGTGTTGAACTCCTTGGCCACGCCGCCCGCGGCCTCGATCTCGCGCGCGACGAGTTGGCCCAGGT encodes:
- a CDS encoding transcriptional regulator (K07734: paiB; transcriptional regulator), whose product is MYIPAHFAENRPEELARIIREHPLGMLVTQGSDGLDADHIPFEFDAGEGTHGVLTAHVARANTLWQRCPTGTPVMVVFRGAEAYISPNWYPSKHEAHRQVPTWSYEVVHAHGTLAVHDDERFVRRLVARLTRRHEAAEPKPWKMGDSAPEFIDSMLRNIVGIEIAINSLVGKIKLSQNREPRDRLSAANTLEVRGYGELAQSMRKAG
- a CDS encoding lysine transporter LysE, with the translated sequence MSFIPFLIAAVVLAITPGPGIAYVVARTVAGGRSEGLASCFGTGLGGLLHVFAGTLGLSLVIAQSAMAFNLLKYLGAAYLVYLGIRMLMRKEQPITVDAVPSQGGRRALVEGVVIEVLNVKTALFFLAFLPQFVSPGEPLMPQLALLGSTCVALNTLVDVVAVFAAHRLLKSGAARTARARLMTRVSGVTMLGLGAFLALARRDA
- a CDS encoding dihydroxy-acid dehydratase (catalyzes the dehydration of 2,3-dihydroxy-3-methylbutanoate to 3-methyl-2-oxobutanoate in valine and isoleucine biosynthesis~K01687: ilvD; dihydroxy-acid dehydratase [EC:4.2.1.9]), producing MPPLPRAQLKRLFARAREGPIFPWPASFLRYFFSNTMPAYRSKTSTAGRNMAGARSLWRATGMKDEDFSKPIIAVVNSFTQFVPGHVHLKDLGQLVAREIEAAGGVAKEFNTIAVDDGIAMGHDGMLYSLPSRDIIADSVEYMVNAHCADAMVCISNCDKITPGMLMAAMRLNIPVIFVSGGPMEAGKTRLANPITKAMEFKKLDLVDAMVIAADSAYSDADVAEVERSACPTCGSCSGMFTANSMNCLTEALGLSLPGNGTVVATHADREQLFKRAGSRIVELARQYYEQENGSILPRAVGFKAFENAMTLDIAMGGSTNTILHLLAIAREAGIDFTMTDIDRLSRVVPQLCKVAPNTNKYHIEDVHRAGGIMAILGELERAGKLHTDVPTVHAATLKDALEQWDITRTQDEAVKNFYLAGPAGIPTQVAFSQNTRWPSLDLDRAEGCIRSYEHAFSKEGGLAVLTGNIALDGCVVKTAGVDESILVFEGTAHVTESQDEAVENILNDKVKAGDVVIVRYEGPKGGPGMQEMLYPTSYIKSKGLGKACALLTDGRFSGGTSGLSIGHCSPEAAAGGAIGLVRDGDKIRIDIPNRTIDVLLSDEELARRREEQNVKGWKPAKPRPRKVSAALKAYAKLVMSADKGAVRDVSLLDD